Proteins encoded together in one Cicer arietinum cultivar CDC Frontier isolate Library 1 chromosome 4, Cicar.CDCFrontier_v2.0, whole genome shotgun sequence window:
- the LOC101489085 gene encoding uncharacterized protein: protein MCLWFLMDNNTDTKDAKNDMNDEKVEDHANGEDDSDSNSLLPPRRGGMSRNCDKTRRKVQWNDKNGNKLAEVLEYEPSDVSDSEDDEDSDSCICSIM from the exons atgtgTTTGTGGTTCTTGATGGATAATAATACGGATACAAAGGATGCTAAAAATGATATGAATGATGAGAAAGTTGAAGATCATGCTAATGGTGaagatgatagtgattctaatTCTTTGTTGCCACCTAGGAGAGGTGGAATGTCAAGGAACTGTGATAAGACAAGAAGGAAAGTGCAATGGAATGATAAGAATGGTAATAAGCTTGCTGAGGTTTTGGAATATGAACCAAG TGATGTAAGTGACTCAGAAGACGACGAAGATTCAGATTCTTGTATCTGTTCAATAATGTAG